The sequence cccgggcggtcatccatagaacaggtccttacggagaggcactcgagaaaccgctcgagtccccttgaaaaccacaagtataatcataaagaagaacgggaaaacagcgtatcatagataatcacatcatgttcattgattagagttgagcaatagcataaagctaaacagtaataatccaacccaaataggtaaacaaggacatggataacaaaagctagtcaatccttaggtataaatgtgtaatgcgggaggtgaattaaagaatgaataggacatggataggtcaaaggacacttgcctccaccaaacgactgctgctcaggggcttctcctgcgaattcctcgggctcttcgaccggatcgttctctatgcgagcgcaaacatacatacatacatccacatattcaatacaaaagaacagtacaccatacaagataacaaataaagcgaatatgcatcaaatatgacattcgataacgcatttgttatggttagaaagaaacgggaaaggtctcgcagggggttaaatcttatgcactaatgacacaattggttttttaacaaaataattctgttatatatatttatatatactgatggaaacctaatcacttttagttgatcaacattgcacagggtaaacaattaactacgtgaatcaataacataacggaattttaaattaaacttcctattttcccatagcatgaacagtgattagcctacttaaaatacagtaattatgatcacagaaagtaaataaaataaaataaaaaaaataaaaaacagaagggggggggcggttgaaccggccctagggcggttgaaccggccctaggcggggcgcgggcgcgggcggggctggccgggcggctgagccgctgagccggccggttgaaccggcggccaggcgggcgcgcggggggggggtcgggctggggagggcgggcggcgcagggggcggccgagccggccgagcagggggcggggcggccgagccgcagggcgcgcaggggcgcggggcagggcgcggggcggccgagcggccgagccggcggggtggggcgggcggccgaaccggccatggggccgagcggcgaggggaaggggagggaggagaggggagagagggaggagggagagagggaggagggggggggctcaccggtgtcggggatcgacggcgaggggcggccggcggcagggggcggcgcggcgacctagggcagggggcgggtagggggtagggggcggcggcttaggtggggagggagaaaatgaggggggagagggagagggttagggaataagggaaagagggggggggggcggctgggcctattgggcccaaggggggggcgcgcaggggcctgggtcggccggggtcggcccacggcgcgggagagagagaaaaagagaagagaagagagaaagagagagaaagaaaaaaggaaagattacttccctgttttcgaaatccgatctttctacatgaatgcaattgcgctttcaaaacaatcaaaagaaatgcaaggttcggcatggtgcatcaaacaacataaagtatttagggttttttttcttacacgggaattccaaaccgaatcccgcttagaactttggaaaaggtcaaggtttagcgaagggaaaaagaaaaggaaaaggtaacgcccgaattttggcgagtaaagaaaagaaaaaaaattcaactgcaaaattcggggcgttacaaccaacttacccccgaggcaatcataaggctgaatatcttcgtgtgggccgtgagaagccaaggtctgaagcctgatgccaaaagtttctgcaatatacacgaactatcatacgaaacaaaaccttggggtaaggaacagtatcacaataattttggctgctacaatttcgtttcttggtccgggtcaagctgccccgtgccaacctttcggaagagatggcccggcgactggatgacagaatggttttatgtgaaaaatgatttgaaagcacgagaagatatcaaaggtataattatgcaccctatttggcaaagcttcggccttcggaggctgaaggttgaaatgaatgaagctggcaAAGAATGctggagagccttcggcgttatctgttcttttattggaacgagagatttagtacaagagcatattgccttcagggtatggccgctcgcggagaaatgggaaatgccgcaagaaaccataaaagaggccgacgaaggtggacttatcaggctgaagtacacttttaagttcggagataaattcgttgagccagatgatgattggttaaaaagtattgaaaatttaagtgatgaactgcttggggcttattcgaaggccgaagatactgcactgtcagcagccttcggaggccgaaaaaagaagaggctgaatcgggtatttgatgcaatcgggtttgtctaccctgactatcgttatcccattcgagggcagaaaagaaaaaacacaagctctgcgaaagaagaagctgcaatcgctcccagcgagccagaaccgaaaagaaagaggataaaggtcctcacacatcggccgcgctatattgaaccagcttcggtgcctgagtttaccggagaaacttcttcggccaccgaggctgaaaagccaaccaaaccaaccttgctgccagaagttgcagaaatggccgaagcgccaaagaggatagaattggaagaaccgaagattttgctaccagaaaccaaagagatggccgaagcgccatccacagaaaaaatggaagaagtgaaaaaaccaactgaagaaaaaacatcagaagttttgagtcctgcagcaaatgttgagacagtaaaaaatcaaaaagtgccaacagtaactccgaaaagaaagagaatggctaatgtgctagatgtactggaaacaattaaatcttcaagcacacctccgaagaagactgctgccattcctgaagcaacaactgaaatttctgatactaaagctccggagcaagaaactgaagccgaagctgggtcctcagagcccgcaaagataaaatccttggaaactgaagaagaaaaaataacagagccaacttttgttgaagaaatcggtgtcattgcccccgaagcatcctccaaagtccgtgattatattgttcgtcatgcttcggggaaaaaactatcagaaaaagaagagcaagaggcccagcgctacgcccaaaaactgaagtatccaaagggggcgttaatattcaatggcagtggagaagaagactttttgtattgtctccctgacagcaaggagatttctgtctatcgggagatgagcaagagcttcggattcccaacattagaagacgggctctcggtgctgtcgaagaacgatctggccgacagcctggcctataatagcttaaaggtgcaacaaatgggatctttgtattttttgttgagaccaaaatttttcgtttgtttaaatctattgacgcacacatatttctctttgcagggcctgatacttagcaatgccctcagggcacagaaggatgctgaagacgaagggtgtgctatagccctgggcaaccttcgttccgaagtaattgaactgaggaacgaaggtctcgaaaaagataaaatattacactcattgataaataaaataaaggaagacgaagttgcttttaaaggtcaagctgaagctcagaagcgcgaaattgaagatcttcggaaacaactggccagagccaaggaagaacgcatacttgaagaaacaaagcgagaactcagcgaccaatgggcagatcacttagaaggaactgttgaagagcttcgttcgtccaagaagagatgctataacaaatctatagagtgtgttaagaagttaaaagctagcttcgccagagtcggcgcattctcaagcgaagaaaactttacacgaggcaatcccgaaggtcccatcgaatggatcgatcacgaagctgaggccttcgaggaaattttaaatagccgtggggatatatgtgctttctcgggtgccagaggaattgccactattttagagaaaaagggctgcgaacacgtaaagattctagcgcaatccgaagctgctttgtccttcgaagatgcaagagatccttcggccgaagctagcatgattggtggaaaatttttcaccgatatctggggtaatggtggccgagaaatggccggagaaattattcgaaaaagtgaaaagggcattcacgatgctagagaagtggctgaggctgctgaaaaaaaagcagagcccgaagggcaaataggtatcgactaatggttttattgtgttgtaattttcgattttaaacttcgttcgcaatttgtaatagcaatgtagccgtatcctgtcctccttcagatcctactaaagcgtcttcgggacctcccccgaaaggagacgacgaaattaaaaagatggctgaagttatcatggatgaagttgtcaatcggctcctgaacgaggctgcagaagtcgtcttgagagaagattaagtattattgtaaaaacttctgaaatgtgatatattgtaacattttgtaatcctgaatgtaatatacctgtttttattgttcaattctttacgatgcatgaaactttacacgtaccgcttttgagtctttgacgaaaaaacaccttcccttcttttcatgcttcgtgaagaagaatttttctttatcCCAACAATATTCAGTGTTCtgctgaataatatccaggcttcgtgaagatattttccgaagctatacttccgaagatcaataatgtatctccttgtgacatcatgatttttcccttttttcaaaacattcttctgtagatcgatattgtgtccacctcttgtgccatatgcaacatgatgtatgatgcttatgctatgcgaaatgatgcgatgatgttatgttatgtgaggtgatgtttattccgaagatacacacgcatccctgcaataaaacacaatcttttataagcctcccttaggagcttctttgccttttacttcagcggaatcagcgtttatttttcgctgtaagcctcccttaggagcttcttcgccttttactttcagcggtattcgcgttgactttttgcgcttcgccttttacttaggcggtatcagccttgacttttcgctgtatgctctgcattccctttggaacgactttggagcagaaaagttacactgcgctccctttggaacggctttttgtgacttcgacaaacttactctgcgttccttagaacgactttttgttgcttcgaagaagtttcgataattcgaaggtcctctttgttatcacaaatctttaaacttcaacaacttaagcctgtgaagaaaatatattttccttgtggcaaacaacgaaactgtttacatgaaatctaaacaatgtcctttattacacagaaaataagactgaataagaaagactgctattaaggtaggatatttgtcaatagatgtgctttgactctggcacagtgctgttgactgtacgagcttcggactgctctctgaagtccctttggtgtggagcatactggctcccttctggctgctggccttgttgcagcggaggtggaggcggaggctgttgccaggaagcttgagattgactcgccgaagcaacagaaactgcagggtgattgcccacatattctgggatgtagggcgaatgatacgaagcagtatgcatgacctgcttcggctgagcttgttgtgctgcggcttcggctatttccttttgcttctggatggtaacatggcacatcctggtggtatggcctttgttctcaccgcaaaacaagcaaaagatttttcttggttgatctccaaatcttccgccgaagcccctagcgcttctgcctcttggagctggtggtcggaaggagccttgctgttgccccgaagcctgtgaggaacactgtggcctttactgttggctccctcgatcatcattttgggtagagttatgaattgatctaacgtgcctcggatagaaccttcctccaaagcccctggtcatttcagaaaacctgaaagcctcctcccttctttggcgaaaatcattatcggcccgaatgtactcgtccatcttctggagcagcttctccaaagtttgaggaggcttcctagcgaagtactgagctgacggtcctggccgaagccccttgatcatggcctcaatgacaatttcattgggcaccgttggtgcctgtgccctcaaacgcaagaacctccggacatacgcctgaaggtattcttcgtggtcctgggtgcactggaatagagcttgagcagtgaccggcttcgtctgaaacccttggaagctagttaacaacaagtccttcagcttctgccatgaagtgatcgttcctggtcgaagggaggaataccaggtttgagcaacactcctgacagccataacaaaagatttggccatgactgcagcattgccaccatacgaagatactgttgcttcgtagctcatcaaaaactgcttcgggtctgagtggccatcgaatacgggaagctgaggcggcttgtaagacggaggccaaggtgtagcctgcagctcagcggacaaaggagaagcatcatcgaaaacaaaattcccatgatgatggaaattatcataccagtcatcttcgttgaggaaaccctcctgatgaaggtcttggtgctgaggccttcggtgctgctcatcctgagcaagatgacgaacttcttcagaggcttcgtctatctgcctttgcagttcagctagcctggccatcttttctttcttcctctgcacctgttgatgaagcatttccatgtctctgatttcttgatctatctcgtcctctggtggtgtcgggctgacagccttccttttctggcttcgggcctcccgaagagagacagtctcctgattgtggtccagcagttgaagagctgcagtgccagttgctgaagctttcttcggcgccataacgaaggtttatgatcgccgaaggtgttcagaaaactcagagtgtggaagtgagttcaccggaggtgggcgccaatgttggggacttgttctcaaatgctatgagtcaagaacaaggcaacatagaaaatattaatcggtaaagtccttcgtccttcgaagcattattccccttaggatataatggttttcggacgaaggttatgaagggcgtaccttcataaattcactatacagtgacgaaggatgaattgtaaggaatataaaggacaacacaaacaattatatattactatcatgtataaacagaaataacgatgaattacaaatgtaccttcaacttgaaggagatgaaagtacaagcgtgacgcaaaaagcgaatgccaaatccgcgtaaacagtacggggggtactgttcacctatttataggcacgggacacaacccatacaaaattacattcatgccctttacatttgataataattctatagtaatctatcgaggtctgaatagccttttcatctttaagtcggtttcactttttgctgccacgccgaagctttcctgctcacaccttcggcgctgtatcaaccttcgtattattctggtctgttgtgatgccgacttgagtccgaagatacctgttcacacattatactccagaaatactgttaaatcctgtttttgaggaccttcggaagccgaaggcccccaacaatgataAAACATACTCTACAAATAATAAACTGTCATGGCTATAAAAGATTAGGATTTGCAACAAAAGAGGGAAAAAGGGATGAATTATCATTCAAAGTTCACcaaaaatatcaaaataaaaggaaATGTTATCTACCAGCATTACCTTCTCAGCTATATTAGCAAACTTGAGGAGAAACTATTATCTACCATTCAAAGTTGTTGATGGAATTATTGATTTGATAGTAGTTGGGAGAAACTATTCCCAACTACTGCTAAGCAGCTGCAAGCCAACACAATGTTTTGTGTACTAACTCTACTTGACACAGGGAAAGCTGCACACATGAGGGAGGGAGGATTTCGAACCTTGCATCTCCTTGGTGACCTTTGCCTGCATGCAATCACCAGTTCACCACTAATGCCACCCTTGCAGTATACATTTTTGCCTAGAATTTTACATCAAACCTTGTACTAATACAATTTGTGCGAAATAGTGCTAGTTTAAGCAACTAAGAAAAAGTGTACCCATGGAGATGATCAAAAATTAACCAAGGTAGTGTATAATCAAAATAAGCATGAAGACCTAATAATTAAAGatctcaatggcgagcttgaggcgGAGGCCAGGGCACGACTGCTGGCTCTTTAGCGATGGGCCCTTATCCTCGTCGTACAGATCGGCCATGGCCGCCATAGCGCAATGCAGTTGCCCTGCCAGGCCCTGAGATGCTGTCGATCTCTCACTCCCCCGccgttggtggtggtggtgggtgaGTGGAGGCGAGAAAGAGGGGGAGGCCTGCAGTCGTCCCCTGGTCGCCGCTCGCCTGTATCAGGAACGGAACAAAACCGACGCCGCGCCCCAGAATTCAGAAATAGTAGGAAAGCCCAGCACAATCGAATCAGAATGAAGAGGATGCTTTAACTTGGTCTCGTTGGTGCTCGTCGTCCTTGGATTGGCATGAAGTACGGGCGCCGCCAGATCTTCATCGTCGTAGTCGACGTCGCGCGAGGGGTGCTTGTGCTGGACGATGACGCAGTCGCAGTTGTCCGCCCACCAGGTCTGCTCCACCCACGCGTCGTCAAAGTACTCGTTGAACCGGTTCCTGCAGAGGTAGTTCTTGTTGTCGCCGTACTCCACGGCATTGTCGTTTGGCCTGTAACGCGCATGACACAGTGCAAGATGTTGTAAACCTAGAGGATCATCTTTCTTGGCATCTGCAAACAGAAGCTCAAGCATGACATTATTTTGGTAAAAGAGAGAAACAACTATTTAGAGTAGCAACATATTTTAAATATAATGAAGATTAAGAACATAGTTACCTTGCTAGAGAAAAGATTCACTGGACATATGAATGAAATAGATTCGTAAGAGCATGAAGAATTAAAGAGTTCTCGTGTGGCTATGAAAATAATGCAAACATAATCAATTACGCAGACAATAATGACTGCCATTTCAATCAAGACCAAGAGATCTCTTACCAGCAATGTTATGACCGTGCTGCTCAAATCCAAAATAAGTCACAAAGCTTGTTCCTGAAATCAGTAGGTTAAGAAGCAACTGATGGGATgaaatttggaaggaaatcaaCAAAATGAAGAGAAATAAAACAACATCTATGAGATTAAGGTAACTAACTAAACTAATAGGTCTGCAATTACTACATACACTTTTATGACGTGTTTTATTGCTAAAGGTCACATATACCATTTTGCAACGCATGCTTCCCTTTCCATGGCATAACCAATTCCAGTAAGTCACCTTACCCTATCATATGAACTCACAGTTCACTCATTCTCCAACCCACAACACGAAACTTTCAATCCATTGGTATTCCTCTAATGGAGGCACCAACTACTCGGTGATCGCCCCTGAATCTGTGAAATCTCTCGTAGCATCAGTCTCCTGAAACAATTCACAGCACAAAATAATTGTGCACTTGTGCAGCACCCACCAGAGCACCAATTCCCACTGCTCCCTAAAACTGCATGGACTAATCTTGAACCCTCGCACCTCAGCAGACAACATTCCGAGTAAAAACATGGAGCCCATGAGCAAAACGCACGAGCAGCATACAACATACAAGCAAAGTTTCATTTTTCCAACTGGTTCAGGCATGCCATAACCAAAATCCATGTTTGCAGGAGATGGGCTTGAAGGCAACAGGTGCACGATCGAACACAATGAAGCTTGATAACAATGCTGAAATGAACAGTGTCGATACGGCTGGAGTGGAGGACCTGATGGACACTATCGAGGAAGTTAAACCTTGCTGGACCAAACCAAGTCCAAGTAACTCCGCATTTTAAAACCTACAAAATTTTCAGATCTGAACCTTTAACCTGAACAATGTGGTTACTGATATTACTGATTACTGCAGAAAATCAGCCATCTAATGGTTTTGTTACATTCTCCTTGACTATGGGCCCTGAATATCACATCTCACGGGTGAGCCTGTAACTCTGGACTTTTTTGGCATCATTGATTGTGTAAGCAAAAATCAAGCTACACACCTACATATTCTATTTGATTGAATACTTGGAACACCATTTCCCAATTTGTATCTGCAGATCACAGATGCTGTGGTTGTTGCGAGGTATCTAGGTGCAACATTTGTACTCCTAGACATCAGAGGAAATGAATTAGGAAATAAGCGGTATGCTTCTTTGACAAGAAGACAATTTTCAATTTCCTTAAGATGAACCTTGTTGTAGATACATAAATAATGCAAATGTTTGTCCATACAGTATGGGCCTTTACCTCTAGGAATTCAAAAATGTTCTCGTAAATGTCACAATTCTTGCCCATCTCAACTGATGACATAAGTTTTGTTTACAGAAAATTCTAAGACATGTACAATGTGGATAAATTCGTGAGGAGCCTAGATGGTGTTGTCGAAGTAATAGATGACATACCTGATGAAGTGAGTGCTAAAAAGCCAGCAGTTATCAGGGTACCAAACCGTGTGACTGAAATCTATTTTAATGCCCCGTTGAAGAGACTCTTAATAAAATCAGTATGTGATTTGGCACTGAGGAGAATAAATAGTTTGAACGAAGAGATGCCTAGCATTAGTAGCCGAGTTTATTTACATAGTGAATATGACCATATATACAAACAACACTTGAGGAAGCAACTGAGAATTG is a genomic window of Zea mays cultivar B73 chromosome 5, Zm-B73-REFERENCE-NAM-5.0, whole genome shotgun sequence containing:
- the LOC111589279 gene encoding protein MANNAN SYNTHESIS-RELATED 2; the encoded protein is MKLDNNAEMNSVDTAGVEDLMDTIEEVKPCWTKPSPKNQPSNGFVTFSLTMGPEYHISRITDAVVVARYLGATFVLLDIRGNELGNKRKF